A window from Planctomycetota bacterium encodes these proteins:
- a CDS encoding zinc ribbon domain-containing protein: protein MPLYEFQCDACGKAFEELFRSMTERRRPRCPHCGSRNVHKKLTACAAAGGDRSKGHGGSGGGCGTCRAPSCATCGG from the coding sequence ATGCCGCTATACGAGTTTCAGTGCGATGCGTGCGGGAAGGCGTTCGAGGAACTGTTCCGCTCGATGACGGAGCGGCGGCGGCCGCGGTGCCCCCATTGCGGCAGCCGGAACGTTCACAAGAAACTTACGGCCTGCGCGGCAGCGGGCGGCGACCGCTCGAAAGGCCACGGCGGATCGGGCGGCGGATGCGGCACGTGTAGAGCGCCGTCATGCGCCACGTGCGGCGGCTAG